The window CAAGTGGGCCATCGGCACTCGCATCAGAACCTGCCCGCTCTGCGCCTGCCGCTCGTGTCGCTGTGCAGTGCTTCGAGCACTCGGGGTCAGCGCGGGTCGGTTGTGTAGGCGACGGACCGATGACGGACAGCGAAGACACGGACGACGCGTCGGTCATCGTCGAGGTGGTAGATGATCCGGTAGGTACCGACCCGAAGCGATCGCAGCCCCCGAAGACGCCCTCGAAGGATGTGACCTGCGTCGGGATCGCGTTCCAGAAGGCCAAGGGCCTCGACGACGGCGTCGGACACCGGCCAGTCGAGATCGACAATCTCTCTGCGAGCCCGTCGGACGAGCTCAACCCGGCTCACCTATCGACGTCGATGGCCGAGCTCCCGGCGCAGCTCGTCGAGCGTCACGGTCTCCCCACGCTCGGCCTCGCGGCGCCCTTCCTCGATCGCGGCAAGCGTGTCCGGGTCGGACAGGATCTCAGCGGTTTCCTCCAAGGCTTCGTACTCGTCGACCGGAACGAGCACGGCAGCGGGACGACCACGT of the Acidimicrobiales bacterium genome contains:
- a CDS encoding type II toxin-antitoxin system Phd/YefM family antitoxin, which codes for MSKTVPVRELRSELSQVIDQVADLREHVVITRRGRPAAVLVPVDEYEALEETAEILSDPDTLAAIEEGRREAERGETVTLDELRRELGHRRR